A region from the Geobacter benzoatilyticus genome encodes:
- a CDS encoding UvrD-helicase domain-containing protein produces the protein MTLPNLTIVPAGAGSGKTYFLQNELAKRIENGLAPEKIVAVTFTESAAAELRSRIRAALIGKNLLEQAQKLDQAYITTIHGFGLRLITAFAFDGGMSPSPRMLNDDEQGMLVSRALAHSDDASALMENLDQYGYRYNFSSNATAEESFRGRMLSFIGTLRGIGRTGTAADLIAPAKDAIRGLYGDTRAAEHLKAALLSAVEALLREFPKDLSPDYSAVKSAREELRANFHQLRRASGGRALDTDWKLWKSLRKLRISNRNTKLPAGYDGLAEEVMAAAHALPLHPGPLQDALNHATALIQSASECLNRYGEEKQQRGLVDFTDMLSLAHGLLCTNQAVAEAFRERVDCLVVDEFQDTNPLQFSLLWSLTRKGVETIIVGDLKQAIMGFQGADPRLMQELVNRHPSATRPQTGNYRSSRQLMHWINLVGTGLFDDYTPLTAEADYTSTVDPPLDVIRAGDKTLSESVWASHTTAHLTGLLDSGIEIFDRHRKEHRRLRGGDIAIICPTNKRLQTYASALRDAGIRCKIAQEGWHESRIVQLGCNALSFVADPGDRHAALYLAVTELGSHTLESALAELMDHDKISDQVLEKLCAVANGRQDRHVEDLLVEIIAALDLYGTITRWPDAGQARANLLRLEEECREFRNANRDAMACGGYYGSDVKTFQAWLKGRIERENTQPEATVIDEDAVVLTTWHKSKGQEWPIVAVCGMDRSYHPRLPETRVVYNDFSELDALLDSARIEIHPAFDAPETCDAFRANLLEGAKNTATRLLYVALTRAREKVILEWPEYKRGKAGDSYWDLLVSSAGLDLEKDMMRVAGNAVTCTITTVGQEAAEIEGTCAGTALPAYGRVAIVPQEMPENLTPEAATPSSLEGMPVSKLPEVRLVRYGSGLQCEFPGLDAASRGTLLHRCFELLSGHAERRNLLQDAVDLALSEEQITAISTVVAAFDAWLAQELAPVGLESEIPILTLDENGTVVTGTADMFVETADGFWVIDHKSDQTDDFNNRFLHYLPQLRCYAAALGSAQSCKPVRGVAVNWISCGVISLAPLPECSIG, from the coding sequence ATGACATTGCCAAACCTCACCATCGTCCCCGCCGGGGCAGGCTCGGGCAAGACCTATTTCCTGCAGAACGAGCTTGCCAAGCGGATAGAGAACGGCCTCGCCCCAGAAAAGATCGTGGCCGTCACCTTTACCGAATCAGCCGCCGCCGAGTTGAGGAGCAGGATACGGGCAGCGCTGATAGGGAAAAACCTGCTGGAGCAGGCCCAGAAACTTGATCAGGCATATATCACGACCATTCACGGTTTCGGTCTGCGCCTCATCACGGCATTCGCCTTTGACGGCGGCATGTCTCCCTCGCCCCGCATGCTGAATGACGATGAACAGGGGATGCTGGTAAGTCGCGCCCTGGCCCATTCTGACGACGCTTCCGCCCTGATGGAGAACCTCGACCAATACGGCTACCGCTACAATTTCAGCAGTAACGCGACCGCGGAAGAGTCTTTCCGAGGGCGGATGCTTTCCTTTATCGGCACGCTGCGGGGCATAGGGAGGACGGGAACGGCGGCCGACCTGATTGCGCCGGCCAAGGATGCGATTCGCGGGCTTTACGGCGACACCCGGGCTGCCGAACACCTGAAGGCAGCCCTTCTTTCCGCCGTAGAGGCCCTGCTGAGGGAATTTCCGAAAGACCTGTCGCCTGACTACAGCGCCGTAAAATCAGCCCGTGAGGAACTGCGCGCCAATTTCCATCAACTGCGCCGCGCCTCCGGCGGCAGGGCGCTGGACACCGACTGGAAGCTCTGGAAGTCGCTGCGCAAGCTGCGGATTTCCAATCGCAACACCAAGCTGCCCGCAGGGTATGACGGCCTGGCTGAAGAGGTCATGGCCGCGGCCCATGCCCTGCCTCTGCATCCCGGCCCGTTGCAGGATGCCTTGAACCACGCCACGGCTCTTATCCAGTCTGCTTCCGAATGCCTGAACCGCTATGGCGAGGAAAAGCAGCAGCGGGGGCTTGTGGATTTCACCGACATGCTGTCCCTGGCCCATGGCCTTTTGTGCACTAACCAGGCGGTTGCCGAAGCCTTTCGGGAAAGGGTTGACTGTCTGGTGGTGGATGAATTCCAGGATACCAACCCGTTGCAGTTCTCCCTCCTCTGGTCCCTTACCCGCAAGGGCGTTGAAACCATCATCGTGGGTGATCTGAAACAGGCCATCATGGGCTTTCAGGGGGCAGACCCACGCCTCATGCAGGAGCTGGTCAATCGCCATCCTTCGGCAACCAGGCCCCAGACCGGAAACTACCGCTCATCCAGGCAACTGATGCACTGGATCAATCTGGTGGGCACCGGGCTTTTTGATGACTACACGCCGCTTACGGCGGAGGCAGACTACACCAGCACGGTGGATCCTCCCCTCGATGTGATCCGGGCGGGAGACAAGACCCTGTCGGAGAGCGTCTGGGCATCCCATACCACTGCTCACCTGACCGGTTTGCTGGACAGCGGCATCGAGATATTCGACCGGCACCGGAAAGAGCATCGCAGGCTTCGAGGAGGCGATATCGCCATCATCTGCCCCACCAACAAGCGGCTGCAAACCTACGCTTCCGCCTTGAGAGATGCAGGAATCCGCTGCAAAATCGCCCAGGAGGGATGGCATGAATCACGAATCGTCCAACTGGGGTGTAATGCCCTCAGCTTCGTGGCAGATCCCGGAGACCGGCACGCCGCCCTCTACCTGGCCGTAACGGAGCTTGGCAGCCATACCCTGGAATCCGCCCTTGCAGAGTTGATGGACCACGACAAAATATCCGATCAGGTGCTGGAAAAACTGTGCGCTGTGGCGAACGGACGCCAGGACCGCCACGTGGAGGATCTCCTGGTCGAAATCATCGCCGCCCTCGACCTCTACGGCACCATTACCCGGTGGCCCGACGCCGGACAGGCCCGGGCCAACCTGCTGCGCCTTGAAGAGGAATGCCGTGAGTTCCGGAACGCAAATCGCGACGCCATGGCCTGCGGCGGCTATTACGGTTCGGACGTCAAGACCTTCCAGGCCTGGCTGAAAGGCCGGATTGAGCGGGAAAACACGCAGCCGGAAGCGACCGTCATCGACGAAGATGCCGTGGTTCTCACCACCTGGCACAAGTCAAAGGGGCAGGAATGGCCCATCGTTGCCGTCTGCGGCATGGACAGAAGCTACCACCCCCGCCTGCCGGAGACACGGGTCGTCTACAATGATTTCAGCGAACTGGATGCCCTGCTTGACAGTGCACGGATAGAAATCCACCCCGCCTTCGATGCCCCGGAAACATGCGATGCCTTCAGGGCCAACCTGCTGGAAGGCGCGAAGAACACCGCAACGAGGCTTCTCTACGTGGCCCTTACCCGGGCGCGGGAGAAGGTCATCCTCGAATGGCCGGAGTACAAGAGGGGAAAAGCCGGCGACAGCTATTGGGATCTGCTCGTTTCATCGGCAGGGCTTGATCTGGAAAAGGATATGATGCGTGTTGCGGGCAATGCGGTCACATGCACAATTACCACTGTCGGACAGGAAGCGGCAGAGATTGAGGGAACCTGCGCCGGCACCGCCCTGCCGGCATATGGCCGAGTGGCGATTGTCCCACAAGAGATGCCGGAAAACCTCACCCCCGAGGCGGCAACTCCTTCATCCCTCGAAGGGATGCCCGTTTCTAAATTGCCGGAGGTGCGCCTTGTCAGGTACGGCAGTGGCCTGCAGTGCGAATTCCCGGGCCTGGATGCCGCGTCACGGGGAACATTGCTCCATCGCTGCTTCGAGCTGTTGAGCGGACACGCGGAACGGCGCAATCTCTTGCAGGATGCTGTCGACCTAGCCTTGAGCGAGGAGCAGATAACAGCCATTTCTACTGTGGTTGCGGCCTTCGATGCCTGGCTGGCCCAGGAACTGGCGCCGGTGGGGCTGGAATCGGAAATCCCGATTCTTACCCTCGATGAAAACGGCACGGTTGTCACTGGAACCGCTGATATGTTCGTGGAAACCGCTGACGGCTTCTGGGTCATCGATCACAAATCAGACCAGACCGATGACTTCAACAACCGGTTCCTCCATTACCTGCCGCAGCTTCGCTGCTACGCCGCGGCCCTTGGCAGTGCCCAGTCATGCAAGCCGGTGCGTGGCGTTGCGGTGAACTGGATCAGCTGCGGGGTCATCTCTCTTGCTCCGCTACCTGAATGTTCCATCGGATAA
- a CDS encoding PD-(D/E)XK nuclease family protein, which translates to MAMTRQAVVHFILVPDKSAARKVRRAVAAASARVGIQVGTWPELVSLAQKSYILPSSPDEWQSRLDSALESLSDSFWSKSLHHAQSDRQQIADAVERTLVTLLEGAGPAGRLDAINPSMLPPRSARHHADLARLRTALGNLLPPHLAVIRQILDSSTERLLRPVRVYHREGWPVLNPWQRALVDKLNRDAGACEDPALAACLAEEPAAAPAGTALGHLQRHLFAMPDSKPWRDSTLQWLAVRDYLQEVEVAAGMVQQSLAEDPSLAMADLALLLPTDERYDTAVRTVFTMAGIPVSGLASEATGRDLGREAVFNFLLSLDKPAPVIALASLLTSPLMPWDCVAGNRLAQEVINHTFALEAGVDSTDDARAMLEIIRNKVHSCDEVRERLKRLAQLSGAGARRLTDEERSSPLFAHRMELEQCCAALIECLNGKSGEIPWNELRKTVTPRNIPVHRGKDLNREGVAVFHEGEEPWRRVRRLFVLGCHDGHYPRKTAGFSLFTDQELELFRTVAGLELVTAAEQNRQQRQLFLRQLRSASDHATFLVPRRDPLGKPLSPSAAITFSAALFSDVRDEDELVLELDSASDRARAVGLPPAPRKDQQASRSPDPQDLKFDRNLLELNKGTDGSLKPESPSRLEKLMISPLAWLFERLGVEPRDWQPESLDIKAKGTLAHAVFELLFDPKVPLPERERIETQVPALLERQITKIMPFLHRREWKVERKHLEQEIVKAALQWREILFHAGARPVAVEISLKGELYGVPIHGNADLLLELPPNRLYVVDYKKSSSNDRRKRMEVGYDHQAELYRTMIRTGGLEKPEKAPAGLSEQLAGIRDTGEIGTLYYLMNDQTALADTTGWLPGNIGNLEEMQNSTSSNAMKLIQERFAQLRQGYLELNTTTDEKEFKDKRGISAYALKVSPLVGMWMKEK; encoded by the coding sequence ATGGCCATGACCAGACAGGCAGTTGTCCACTTCATCCTCGTACCGGACAAGTCCGCGGCCCGCAAGGTTCGCCGCGCGGTGGCGGCCGCCAGTGCCCGCGTGGGAATACAGGTCGGTACGTGGCCGGAACTCGTCAGCCTGGCGCAAAAAAGCTACATCCTCCCTTCCTCTCCCGATGAGTGGCAATCACGCCTCGATTCCGCCCTCGAATCCCTATCCGATTCCTTCTGGAGCAAGAGCCTCCACCATGCCCAGTCGGACCGGCAGCAGATCGCAGACGCCGTGGAACGGACCCTGGTAACGCTGCTGGAAGGGGCGGGTCCCGCCGGCCGGCTTGACGCCATAAATCCGTCCATGCTCCCGCCACGGTCGGCGAGACATCACGCGGATCTGGCGCGGCTTCGCACCGCCCTGGGGAATCTCCTCCCTCCCCACCTTGCCGTCATCCGGCAGATTCTGGATTCGAGTACAGAACGACTGCTCCGCCCGGTCCGGGTATACCATCGGGAAGGGTGGCCGGTGCTCAATCCCTGGCAGCGGGCTCTGGTCGACAAACTCAACCGGGATGCCGGCGCGTGTGAAGATCCTGCACTGGCGGCGTGTCTTGCAGAAGAGCCTGCCGCCGCGCCAGCGGGCACGGCCCTGGGGCACCTTCAGCGACACCTGTTTGCCATGCCGGACAGCAAGCCTTGGCGAGACAGCACGCTCCAGTGGCTGGCCGTCCGCGATTACCTCCAGGAAGTTGAAGTGGCCGCCGGGATGGTGCAGCAGTCCTTGGCGGAGGACCCTTCCCTTGCCATGGCCGATCTGGCGCTGTTGCTCCCCACTGATGAACGGTACGACACCGCGGTTCGGACCGTCTTCACCATGGCGGGAATCCCCGTCTCGGGTCTTGCCTCCGAAGCCACCGGACGCGATCTGGGGCGGGAGGCGGTCTTCAATTTCCTGCTCAGTCTCGACAAGCCGGCACCGGTAATCGCCCTGGCATCGCTCCTCACATCGCCCCTCATGCCATGGGATTGCGTCGCCGGGAACCGCCTTGCCCAGGAAGTCATCAACCATACCTTTGCTCTCGAAGCTGGCGTCGACAGCACCGACGACGCCCGTGCCATGCTGGAGATCATTCGCAACAAAGTTCATAGTTGTGATGAGGTGCGTGAACGCCTGAAGCGCCTTGCCCAATTGAGCGGGGCCGGCGCCAGGCGACTGACCGATGAAGAGCGCTCCTCACCGTTGTTCGCGCATCGAATGGAGCTGGAGCAGTGCTGTGCCGCGCTTATCGAGTGTCTCAACGGGAAATCGGGGGAAATCCCCTGGAATGAACTACGCAAGACGGTAACTCCCCGAAACATTCCCGTACATCGTGGAAAGGATCTCAACCGGGAGGGTGTCGCCGTCTTTCACGAAGGGGAAGAACCCTGGCGCCGGGTGAGGCGGCTTTTTGTTCTGGGCTGCCATGACGGGCACTACCCCCGGAAAACCGCAGGCTTCTCGCTCTTCACCGATCAGGAGCTGGAGTTGTTCCGTACCGTTGCGGGACTTGAACTGGTCACCGCCGCGGAACAGAACCGTCAGCAGCGCCAACTGTTCCTCCGGCAGCTTCGCAGCGCGTCGGACCACGCAACCTTTCTCGTCCCCCGCCGCGATCCACTGGGCAAACCCCTGTCCCCATCCGCCGCCATAACCTTCAGTGCCGCCCTGTTTTCCGATGTCAGGGATGAAGATGAATTGGTACTGGAGCTTGACAGTGCATCAGACCGCGCCAGGGCCGTCGGGCTTCCGCCGGCGCCCCGCAAGGATCAGCAAGCCTCCCGCAGCCCCGATCCCCAAGACCTGAAGTTTGACAGAAACCTGCTGGAGCTGAACAAGGGGACTGATGGCAGTCTGAAGCCAGAATCCCCCAGCCGGCTTGAAAAACTGATGATATCCCCCCTTGCCTGGCTGTTTGAACGGCTGGGGGTGGAGCCCCGCGACTGGCAGCCAGAATCCCTTGATATCAAGGCAAAGGGCACCTTGGCCCATGCCGTGTTCGAGCTGCTCTTTGATCCGAAAGTTCCCCTGCCCGAAAGGGAGAGGATCGAGACTCAGGTCCCGGCCTTGCTGGAGAGGCAGATTACCAAGATCATGCCGTTTCTTCATCGCCGGGAATGGAAGGTGGAGCGAAAACATCTGGAGCAGGAAATCGTCAAGGCAGCCCTTCAGTGGCGGGAAATACTGTTTCATGCCGGCGCCCGGCCGGTAGCGGTGGAGATTTCGCTCAAGGGTGAATTGTACGGGGTTCCGATTCACGGCAACGCCGACCTGCTGCTTGAGCTGCCGCCCAACCGGCTGTACGTGGTCGATTACAAGAAGTCCTCCAGCAATGACCGCCGCAAACGAATGGAGGTGGGCTACGACCATCAGGCAGAACTGTACCGCACCATGATCAGGACCGGCGGGCTGGAGAAGCCGGAAAAGGCGCCTGCGGGATTGTCGGAACAACTGGCGGGTATCAGAGACACCGGCGAGATCGGCACCCTCTACTACCTGATGAACGACCAGACCGCCCTGGCCGATACCACAGGCTGGCTGCCGGGGAACATCGGCAACCTTGAGGAGATGCAAAACAGCACCTCAAGCAATGCCATGAAACTTATACAGGAGCGTTTTGCCCAATTACGACAGGGGTACCTTGAGTTGAATACCACCACCGATGAGAAGGAATTCAAGGATAAGCGGGGGATATCTGCGTATGCCTTGAAGGTGAGTCCGTTGGTGGGGATGTGGATGAAGGAAAAATAA
- a CDS encoding DUF2493 domain-containing protein, whose translation MNVIIAGSRTITDYEVVRRAVDEARANGLEVSAIIEGGACGVDALAARYAEEHGIEHIRVPADWGRYRQGAGKKRNELMAEMGDALIAIWNGASRGTKHMIECARKKGIAVQVVTLDR comes from the coding sequence ATGAACGTCATCATCGCCGGCAGCAGAACCATCACTGATTACGAGGTTGTCCGCAGGGCCGTCGACGAAGCCAGGGCCAACGGTTTGGAGGTATCGGCCATCATCGAGGGTGGCGCCTGCGGTGTTGATGCCCTTGCCGCGCGCTATGCCGAGGAGCACGGGATAGAGCATATCCGGGTTCCGGCTGATTGGGGCCGCTACCGCCAGGGTGCCGGGAAGAAGCGGAACGAGCTGATGGCGGAAATGGGTGATGCCCTGATCGCCATCTGGAACGGCGCATCCCGGGGGACAAAACACATGATTGAGTGTGCACGGAAAAAGGGGATCGCGGTTCAGGTGGTGACCCTCGACAGATAA
- a CDS encoding PD-(D/E)XK nuclease family protein yields MIEEKDNSMTRTDCVINQTKQPVEYLKGSPVFAMSLGAKELFHSNFLAWFWNNYSGHAMAAFSGWMGGIPKQAAFEAAEREKNNFDLTIRFSGDHKLVIENKVKAVPSKAQLEEYSRKLSNEKHPEKIECLILSLTPPRFCGTGKSITIDGGGNRNFTWGCMSYCQLADALQEASNSITGYDGCILKDYIASIRALSELVNNSLVEQGQSFFYESGDFSDLRITDVIRKLRYGQLVEAVSAKLPASKTDLSGKDFLKGSHGDVFLHSFMTRSLGGFDLKYIVSPEQGPFVVGIQIQGSDLRLFVETIGGKVNLGNVAEELLNKKAWFDFSQVCGSGNIRPDSQKKGNFLKFGGTFLYRAKALPKNMNLEELSDLVVKFATQIEAKKQDIQETINNFC; encoded by the coding sequence ATGATCGAGGAAAAGGACAACTCTATGACGAGAACGGATTGCGTTATAAACCAAACGAAACAACCAGTTGAGTATCTCAAAGGATCTCCTGTTTTTGCCATGTCATTGGGGGCCAAGGAGCTGTTCCACAGCAATTTCCTGGCATGGTTCTGGAACAACTATTCCGGTCACGCAATGGCGGCCTTTTCAGGCTGGATGGGAGGAATACCGAAACAAGCGGCCTTTGAAGCTGCTGAACGGGAAAAAAATAATTTCGACCTGACTATCAGATTCAGTGGAGACCACAAGCTCGTCATCGAAAATAAGGTTAAAGCGGTTCCGAGCAAGGCTCAACTCGAAGAATATTCAAGAAAACTCTCAAATGAGAAGCACCCTGAAAAAATCGAGTGTTTGATATTGAGCCTGACTCCGCCACGGTTCTGCGGAACAGGAAAGAGTATTACGATAGATGGCGGAGGCAACCGGAATTTCACCTGGGGATGCATGTCATACTGCCAGCTGGCCGATGCGCTGCAAGAGGCCTCAAATTCCATAACAGGTTATGACGGTTGCATATTGAAGGACTATATAGCGTCAATCCGCGCTTTATCCGAATTGGTAAACAACAGTTTAGTGGAGCAGGGGCAGAGCTTCTTTTATGAAAGCGGAGATTTCAGCGATCTCAGAATTACAGACGTAATCAGAAAGTTAAGGTACGGACAGCTTGTCGAGGCGGTTTCCGCAAAACTACCCGCGAGCAAGACAGATCTCTCAGGCAAAGATTTCCTGAAGGGGTCGCACGGAGACGTCTTCCTGCACTCATTCATGACCCGCAGCCTCGGTGGGTTTGATCTGAAATATATAGTATCCCCAGAGCAGGGTCCTTTTGTCGTGGGAATCCAGATTCAAGGCTCTGACCTCCGGCTGTTTGTTGAAACTATTGGTGGAAAGGTCAATCTGGGAAATGTTGCGGAGGAACTGTTGAATAAAAAGGCTTGGTTTGATTTCTCACAGGTTTGCGGGTCCGGCAATATCAGGCCTGATTCCCAGAAAAAAGGCAACTTCTTGAAGTTTGGGGGTACTTTCCTCTACCGGGCAAAGGCTTTGCCAAAAAACATGAACCTGGAAGAACTCTCTGATCTGGTGGTCAAGTTTGCCACTCAAATTGAAGCTAAAAAGCAAGACATCCAAGAGACAATCAATAACTTCTGCTGA
- a CDS encoding 5'-nucleotidase, producing MAVDLTECLVVGISSRALFDLSHEDGLFTSEGLDAYRAYQMENEHRVLEPGTGFPLVKAILRLNETLPGDRRTEVVVMSRNSSETSLRIFNSIDHYGLDITRAALTGGAPLSPYLRAFRVDLLLSQHEDDVQAGINAGIASALLYSRPSCLNEEINQIRIAFDGDAVLFSDESERIFKEHGLEAFVRHEADNARRPLPEGPFARFLKSLAAIQKLAGTTVPPIRTALVTARSRPAHERVIRTLRAWNVVVDEVFFLGGMKKMEVLEAFRPHIFFDDQDVHCGPASTVVPVGRVPYVERQTA from the coding sequence ATGGCTGTCGATCTTACTGAATGCCTCGTCGTTGGCATATCCTCCCGCGCACTCTTCGACCTCTCCCATGAGGACGGGCTTTTCACCAGCGAGGGGCTGGACGCCTACCGCGCCTACCAGATGGAGAACGAGCACCGCGTCCTCGAACCGGGTACCGGCTTCCCGCTCGTGAAGGCGATCCTGAGGCTCAACGAAACGCTCCCCGGCGACAGGAGGACCGAAGTGGTGGTCATGTCCCGGAATTCGTCTGAGACGAGCCTCAGGATATTCAACTCCATCGACCACTACGGTCTCGACATCACCCGCGCCGCCCTCACCGGCGGCGCCCCACTTTCCCCATACCTGCGCGCCTTCAGGGTTGACCTGCTCCTCTCCCAGCACGAAGACGACGTTCAGGCCGGCATCAATGCCGGCATTGCATCGGCGTTGCTCTACAGCAGGCCGAGCTGCCTCAACGAAGAAATCAACCAGATCAGGATTGCCTTTGACGGCGATGCTGTTCTTTTCTCCGACGAATCGGAACGGATTTTCAAGGAACACGGATTGGAGGCATTTGTCCGTCACGAGGCGGATAATGCCCGCAGACCGCTCCCCGAAGGACCGTTTGCCCGCTTCCTTAAGAGTCTTGCCGCGATCCAGAAGCTGGCGGGGACCACGGTGCCCCCCATCCGCACCGCCCTGGTCACTGCCCGCAGTCGCCCAGCCCATGAAAGGGTAATCCGGACCCTCAGGGCCTGGAACGTGGTGGTGGATGAGGTGTTCTTCCTTGGGGGGATGAAGAAGATGGAAGTCCTGGAGGCATTCAGGCCGCACATCTTCTTTGACGACCAGGATGTCCACTGCGGACCGGCTTCCACCGTTGTACCGGTCGGACGGGTGCCCTACGTGGAACGGCAAACGGCCTGA
- a CDS encoding double zinc ribbon domain-containing protein, which produces MGFIDSLKSVAKTVWEGDPNAGYEAGMRYVNENDFNLASHFLEDAAKRGHVDAQYSLGYLYWDGKLTSRDMAKAQHWLSAAAQNGHIDAQYLLGYIFHEGQVVPRDMAKAQYWLTMAAQQGHQDALAFIREQEAANAPAPVTPGISCTGCGAAMVEGARFCPECGEKAPLPKCCPSCGAPQTGPAKFCPECGANLNAPPKCSGCGAEMAPEAKFCGDCGTKAGATAPNPTATAPQRNDAPESITLEIAGPGMEVSCGRLSDEQYEEILQLQKDGEFENSDYCECTHNYNDVFHLYGVLSSQDGDEIRSPKLAPNYEEVDTYSEFEDGIYIIYAAPSRKTYGSFTINCPGGFVPEKLSIQLSTFDISMLELDDEGTELMGSIISGISYDDEPIDLEFEDNGGDCCRFIVRIDDGCWDIIYSQRGEESEWNS; this is translated from the coding sequence ATGGGATTTATCGACTCCCTCAAAAGCGTGGCAAAAACGGTATGGGAAGGTGACCCTAATGCTGGCTACGAGGCAGGCATGAGGTACGTCAATGAGAATGATTTCAATCTGGCATCACACTTCTTGGAAGATGCAGCCAAACGCGGCCACGTCGATGCGCAGTACTCTCTTGGCTACTTATACTGGGATGGTAAGCTGACATCGCGGGATATGGCCAAGGCACAGCACTGGCTCAGCGCAGCGGCTCAAAATGGCCATATTGATGCCCAATATTTACTCGGTTACATTTTTCATGAAGGCCAAGTGGTTCCTCGAGATATGGCCAAGGCACAGTACTGGCTGACCATGGCGGCACAACAGGGTCATCAGGATGCACTGGCATTTATCAGAGAACAAGAAGCCGCTAACGCTCCTGCACCGGTAACACCAGGCATTTCATGCACTGGTTGTGGCGCTGCTATGGTGGAAGGGGCCAGATTCTGCCCGGAATGCGGTGAAAAAGCGCCACTGCCTAAGTGCTGCCCCTCCTGCGGCGCACCACAGACAGGCCCGGCCAAGTTCTGCCCGGAATGCGGCGCCAACCTGAATGCTCCTCCGAAATGCAGCGGATGCGGCGCCGAGATGGCCCCAGAAGCGAAGTTCTGCGGAGATTGCGGGACGAAAGCAGGTGCTACGGCGCCCAATCCGACCGCCACCGCCCCCCAGCGGAACGATGCACCGGAAAGCATCACCCTCGAGATTGCAGGACCTGGCATGGAAGTTTCGTGCGGGCGGCTGTCCGATGAGCAGTACGAAGAAATCCTCCAACTCCAAAAGGATGGGGAATTCGAGAATAGCGACTACTGCGAATGCACGCACAACTACAATGACGTTTTCCATCTCTACGGCGTCCTGTCGTCACAAGATGGCGATGAGATCAGGTCTCCAAAGCTGGCGCCCAATTATGAGGAAGTCGATACTTATAGCGAATTTGAAGACGGTATTTACATCATCTATGCGGCGCCGTCGCGAAAAACATACGGCAGCTTCACCATCAATTGTCCGGGCGGATTTGTCCCGGAGAAACTCAGCATACAGCTGTCAACGTTCGATATCAGCATGCTAGAGCTTGATGATGAAGGAACAGAGCTGATGGGCTCAATAATCTCCGGCATCTCCTATGACGACGAGCCCATTGATCTTGAGTTTGAAGATAATGGCGGAGATTGTTGCCGGTTCATTGTTCGGATCGATGACGGGTGCTGGGACATAATTTACTCTCAGCGGGGAGAAGAGTCGGAGTGGAATAGCTAA